One window of Deltaproteobacteria bacterium genomic DNA carries:
- a CDS encoding TPM domain-containing protein, with protein sequence MRGRTARLVPGLTLLACLALSALLTSAGGAAVTVRDPGAYVVDTANLIDAGTQRRMEGWLRELEQKTTAQVKVLTVPTTDGEDFVGFVQRHAEAWKLGRKGKDNGALIALTLKERRVRVHTGYGLEGVLPDSWAGTASRRVAQDFFRAGKFAEGLFALTVATANRVADAGRVKLTGAPDYRIRGERRRVTGTGIGGSLMPVLIGLFFLSSLRRRRHRTAWGGRGAASGLLMGAVLGSLLGGGSRSWGASGGGLGGGFGGGFGGSFGGGGGFGGGGGGAGW encoded by the coding sequence ATGCGTGGTAGGACGGCACGGCTCGTGCCCGGACTGACGCTGCTCGCATGCCTTGCTCTATCGGCGTTGCTGACGTCGGCAGGCGGAGCGGCCGTGACGGTCCGGGATCCCGGCGCCTACGTCGTGGACACCGCCAACCTCATCGACGCCGGCACCCAACGCCGGATGGAGGGGTGGCTGCGCGAGCTGGAGCAGAAGACCACGGCACAGGTCAAGGTGCTGACGGTGCCGACCACGGACGGCGAGGACTTCGTCGGCTTCGTCCAGCGCCACGCGGAGGCCTGGAAGCTCGGCCGCAAGGGCAAGGACAACGGCGCCCTCATCGCCTTGACCCTGAAGGAACGGAGGGTACGGGTCCACACCGGGTACGGCCTGGAAGGAGTGCTGCCCGACTCCTGGGCGGGCACGGCTTCGCGACGGGTGGCCCAGGATTTCTTCAGAGCGGGAAAATTTGCCGAGGGTTTGTTTGCCCTCACCGTCGCCACGGCCAACCGGGTGGCGGACGCGGGGCGGGTGAAGCTCACCGGCGCGCCGGACTACCGGATCCGCGGCGAACGCCGGCGCGTCACCGGCACGGGTATCGGTGGCTCGCTGATGCCCGTGCTGATAGGGCTGTTTTTCTTGAGCTCTCTGAGGCGGCGGCGTCATCGTACCGCCTGGGGCGGACGCGGCGCGGCTTCCGGCTTGCTCATGGGAGCGGTGCTGGGAAGCCTTCTCGGCGGCGGTTCCCGGTCCTGGGGGGCGTCGGGGGGCGGTCTCGGCGGGGGTTTCGGGGGCGGGTTCGGCGGTTCGTTCGGCGGAGGCGGCGGCTTCGGCGGAGGCGGTGGGGGCGCCGGCTGGTGA
- a CDS encoding SDR family NAD(P)-dependent oxidoreductase, whose translation MSRESFDPSPKRGARAPVPAGEPIAIVGMACRFPGAPDIASFWRLLEAGEHAITQGVPGSGVGRIGELFPDAAVQSEACRFGAFVTDIDRFDAAFFRISPVEAALLDPQQRMMLETSWQALEDAGVDPERLKGTRTGVYAGISNNEYRGLILGASETAEPATSLYTVTGTSFNTAIGRVAFALGLEGPAMAVDTACSSSLVAMHQAVSGLQRGEADLALAGGVHAILSGRLFELRGNAGMLAPDGRCKTFDAAANGYVRGEGCGIVVLKRLADAEADGDRIWGVIRAVAVNQDGASPGLTVPSGPAQERVIADALARAGVLPSDVDYVEAHGTGTPVGDPIEAGATGAAYGEGRDPDRPLLIGSVKTNVGHLESAAGVAALIKVVLSMQRGTIPRHLNFREPNPEMEWSRLPLRVTAEPTDWPRRPGLPPLAGISGFGWSGTNAHVVVQGYDAPAATGPMRWPAGPSRAIAVRQAEEPAAPAGLEARRTRLLPLSGKTEDALRGLAGRYLDWLDKHAGEPSSGRGARDSLLSDMAWTASVGRSHFGHRKALPFRDAANLREGLRELAGAGGTTAPVADAPARVAFAYTGQASQWVGMGKDLYETEPVARAVLDRCDAVLREERGVSLLDVMFGRTGDLDDPAWTQPAIYALECALTALWSSLGIRPDVVVGHSLGEIAAAQAAGGFGLEEGLRFAAARGALMGALPGEAAMAAIFATEERVAEAVEQLNAAAGGPGVSIAADNGASQVISGYAADVEAVLARFESEDVQVRRLRKSPAYHSAVVEPALDGVEAALSGVAVAAPSVVFVSTVTGRVTEPGKVLDGGYWRRQARERVAFRSAVETLAELGVDAVVEIGPHAVLGPIVSMAWPAAPVPVLSSLRRPPRDTPADEARDSFVAAAAEAYEAGLPVSFAGLFGGEERRRIALPNYPFVRERHWFRAPRRRRQGAGHPLLGNRHESASGEVTYETEVFPSDPSWLDDHRVFGRLVAPGALYGAMAAAASAAEGAGGGVLEDMQLHNPLIFSERDSGEGDEAGRKMQVLLDAAGDTPSRRVRILSRPDDGERWTLHAEARVAPGAGGPNAEARVDLDSLKAGLSPEDVPAFYRAKAEVGIGLGPAFQTLKAVWSRTGEAVGEVALPKALEGSGLDVHPLLLDGCFQVMAAARGPAGGEGGITYLPFGWDRLWLKGRLPERLVCHVRMREAPSGANPDSESGEPREVLSGELRVYEPDGVLVGEFTGYTVKRATRAALLAAVEGLEELLYEIVWRDRPLAPGMPAADFFPSPAAARGKLFSEYMADEGVEAADRAALLDDLERLSRSYALATLDKLGWERKVGAAVDSEELRQRLEVQPEHQRLFRRLLEMLARAGVVEETDGRFTVRVGSGDALPEEMHDDPDAFAVRMLGLYSHGTTEIGLFRRSAGALAEVLRGHADPLTLLFSSGEPTAADLYLKAPAARAANRMLADAVRVLVAGLPEGRRLRVIEVGAGTGSATASVLPELPAGRFDYTYTDISAGFFAEAEARFGDAGGAIQYRVLDIEKEPLPQGFDLHGYDLLIASNVLHATRYLQETLAHCRDLLAPSGQLLALENQRGQGWLDLTFGQLDGWWRFADHYRPHHALAGPPVWRQALGDVGFAAADVLGVDESDAAGPPDRGVVLAQGPVEVAEERGLWVLAADRGGAAAELAAALAARNQMVVLAGAKEGSDGRSPEDGAGVVERAVEPLRRESWEALLRGLPNEVPLSGVVHSAGLDGHGPEATTDEMAEDAKQAAAGALALLQGVVDSDAVPGKGLWLLTRGAQVLERESRGELAGALLWGMGKVVAREAPHLQPRMIDLDPEAAAPPEALAEELLYPDAETHVAYRRGSRRAARLVRAGAGMERLALPDEPGWVVSPDPGGVLEGLDVEPVPARALEPREVRVAVEAAGLNFWDVFRSLGFIQEGLLGGEMCGHVLETGSEVTAVEPGDRVVGLGFGTFTPEVVTREEMVALAPEGMPLTALATLPTAFVSAALSYELAELKAGDRVLIHAGAGGVGLAAIQLAQAAGAEGFTTASAPKQAYLRSLGVTHVFDSRSTAFGKEVLDATGGAGVGVVVNSLTGEGFIDASLSCLARGGRFVELARRDILSEEEMAAVRPDVAYFILELDVLKSDDPARAGTALNKVMEQLAAGEVRPLIHSRWPLAETGEAMRFMRAARHVGKIVLAAPPLANGGLRQDRTYLVTGGLGGIGCVLAEWLADRGAGAIVLNGRRDPDPAVAETIAALRARGAAVRVELADVTDGAAVDAMLERIEQDLPPLGGVIHSVGVLSDAALGNQNWERFEAVLWPKVLGAWHLHRATADRDLDMFVLFSSVAGVLGNPGQANHAAANAFLDQLAAHRRARGLPGQTIAWGAWAGLGEAEEQRERIARQLEASGTGWMSPQQGLRAFDRMVRQDPASAMVAAVDWASYGEAVQETPAFLEELLSTDSDGAGDVAALADDLPSMLRATPAAGREALLVSFLQQEVQAVLRLPSAPAPTVAFFDLGIDSLMAVELRNRLNRAFAGEYVAPNTVVFDYPDIAALAHHLAGELGEAGAGATEVVSAPEPPPRERLDDDGIAIVGMACRFPGAPDLAAFWRQLEAGTDAVTDGRPDPGSWDGVVGDPASPDEWSRVGGFIEDIDKFDAAFFRITPIEARMMDPRQRLLLETSWHALEDAGIDPETLRGSRTGVYAGVSNGDYRDLALAMGRSHGYLGTTTSVATGRVAFVLGLNGPAVPVDVACASSLAAVHQAVSALRQGEVDLALVGGVNAMLSPTVTMFMREAGMLSASGRCRTFDAGADGFVRGEGCGMVVLKRLREAQADGDRIWGVVRGSAVNQNGAAAGLTVPNGPAQERVIEDALSRAGIAPAEGDYLEAHGAGSDLGDPIEVNAAASAYGRGREEARPLLMGSVKTNIGHLECAAGVASLIKTVLAMHHGVIPRHLHFHEPNPHLDWDDLPVRVVSEATEWPLRPDHPPRAGVSAFALSGTNAHVVVEGYPAPDDAAAPGGGPEAPTGAGLVVALPEPLGDLSSAAGELEPRSVRVLPLSGKSPGALRELARRYLSWLDDRAGEFSSDDGATARVLADMAWTAGVGRSHFDHRAGLVFHDVESLRRELKGVADADAQRRPVAKAAFVYAGNGSQWVGMGRTLYDVEPVVRAVLDRCDATLGQERGGSLLEVMFGRSGAAGDLDDPVWAQPALYALECALTALWASVGIRPAVALGQDVGELAAAQAAGVFGLEEGLRLAAARGVFLTEHGASEAAPAALEAALADIAVAPPSRVLVSGVTGRALEAADLSDGSYWSRQARAPAALGEAVPTLTALEVNVVVEIGPDVELGPAVVREWSLAASAAHGPALVALSSLRRPSADARAEAAAGGFAEAVADAYAAGIELAFAGLFTGETRHRIALPVYPFERRRHWIEALNRPEE comes from the coding sequence ATGAGCCGAGAGTCTTTCGATCCTTCCCCAAAGCGGGGCGCCCGCGCGCCCGTTCCGGCCGGAGAGCCCATCGCCATCGTCGGCATGGCGTGCCGGTTTCCGGGCGCGCCGGACATCGCCTCCTTCTGGCGCCTGCTGGAAGCGGGCGAGCACGCCATCACCCAGGGGGTCCCGGGGTCGGGTGTCGGGCGCATCGGCGAGCTGTTCCCGGACGCCGCGGTGCAGAGCGAAGCGTGCCGGTTCGGCGCCTTCGTCACCGACATCGACCGGTTCGACGCGGCCTTCTTTCGCATCTCGCCGGTGGAGGCGGCCCTGCTGGACCCGCAGCAGCGCATGATGCTGGAGACGAGCTGGCAGGCGCTGGAAGACGCGGGGGTGGACCCGGAGCGGCTCAAGGGCACCCGTACGGGCGTGTACGCGGGCATCAGCAACAACGAGTACCGTGGGCTCATCCTCGGGGCCAGCGAGACCGCCGAGCCGGCCACCAGCCTCTACACGGTCACCGGTACCTCCTTCAACACGGCCATCGGCCGGGTCGCCTTCGCCCTCGGGCTGGAGGGGCCGGCCATGGCGGTGGACACCGCCTGTTCCTCGTCGCTGGTGGCGATGCACCAGGCGGTGTCGGGTCTGCAGCGGGGCGAGGCGGACCTGGCGCTCGCCGGCGGCGTGCACGCGATCCTTTCCGGGCGGCTGTTCGAGCTGCGCGGCAACGCCGGCATGCTTGCCCCGGACGGACGCTGCAAGACTTTCGATGCCGCCGCCAACGGCTACGTGCGCGGCGAGGGTTGCGGCATCGTGGTGCTCAAGCGGCTCGCCGACGCGGAGGCGGACGGCGACCGCATCTGGGGGGTGATCCGCGCCGTGGCGGTGAACCAGGATGGCGCCAGCCCGGGCCTGACGGTGCCCAGCGGACCGGCACAGGAGCGGGTCATCGCCGACGCCCTCGCCCGGGCCGGCGTGCTGCCGTCGGACGTGGACTACGTCGAGGCGCACGGCACGGGCACGCCGGTGGGAGATCCCATCGAGGCGGGCGCCACCGGGGCCGCCTACGGCGAGGGCCGCGATCCGGACCGTCCGCTGCTGATCGGTTCGGTGAAGACCAACGTCGGCCACCTGGAGTCCGCCGCCGGCGTGGCGGCGCTTATCAAGGTCGTGCTGTCGATGCAGCGCGGGACGATACCGAGGCATCTGAACTTCCGCGAGCCGAATCCGGAGATGGAATGGAGCCGGTTGCCCCTGCGCGTGACCGCCGAACCGACGGACTGGCCCCGCCGCCCCGGACTCCCGCCCCTGGCCGGGATCAGCGGTTTCGGTTGGTCGGGCACCAACGCGCACGTGGTGGTGCAGGGGTACGACGCTCCGGCCGCGACCGGGCCGATGCGCTGGCCCGCGGGGCCGTCTCGGGCCATCGCCGTGCGGCAAGCCGAGGAACCCGCCGCGCCGGCGGGCCTCGAGGCGCGCCGGACCCGCCTCCTGCCGCTCTCGGGCAAGACCGAGGATGCGCTGCGGGGGCTGGCCGGGCGGTATCTGGACTGGCTCGACAAGCACGCCGGCGAGCCTTCGTCCGGGAGAGGGGCACGAGACTCCCTGCTTTCGGACATGGCGTGGACGGCGAGCGTGGGCCGGAGCCATTTCGGTCATCGCAAGGCGTTGCCATTCCGGGATGCCGCGAACCTGCGCGAGGGGCTGCGGGAGCTGGCCGGCGCCGGCGGAACCACGGCGCCGGTCGCGGACGCGCCCGCCCGAGTGGCGTTCGCCTACACCGGCCAGGCCAGCCAGTGGGTGGGCATGGGGAAGGACCTCTACGAGACCGAGCCGGTGGCCCGTGCGGTGCTGGACCGTTGCGACGCGGTGCTGCGGGAGGAGCGCGGCGTCTCGCTGCTGGACGTGATGTTCGGCCGGACCGGAGACCTGGACGACCCGGCGTGGACGCAGCCCGCCATCTATGCCCTGGAGTGCGCGCTGACCGCGCTGTGGTCGAGCCTCGGAATCCGGCCCGACGTGGTGGTGGGGCATAGCCTCGGCGAGATCGCGGCGGCGCAGGCGGCGGGGGGGTTCGGCCTCGAGGAGGGGTTGCGCTTCGCCGCCGCCCGCGGCGCGCTGATGGGAGCGCTGCCCGGCGAGGCGGCGATGGCGGCGATCTTCGCCACCGAGGAGCGGGTGGCGGAAGCGGTGGAGCAGTTGAACGCCGCCGCCGGCGGCCCCGGCGTGAGCATCGCCGCGGACAACGGCGCCAGCCAGGTGATCAGCGGATACGCGGCGGACGTGGAGGCGGTGCTGGCGCGCTTCGAGAGCGAGGACGTGCAGGTTCGGCGGCTGAGGAAGAGCCCGGCCTACCACAGCGCCGTGGTGGAGCCCGCCCTCGACGGCGTGGAAGCGGCGCTTTCGGGCGTGGCCGTCGCCGCGCCTTCGGTGGTTTTCGTCAGCACGGTGACCGGCCGGGTGACGGAGCCGGGGAAGGTGCTGGACGGTGGCTACTGGCGCCGCCAGGCGCGGGAACGGGTGGCGTTCCGGAGCGCGGTGGAGACGCTGGCGGAGCTGGGGGTGGATGCCGTGGTGGAGATCGGACCTCACGCGGTGTTGGGGCCCATCGTGTCCATGGCCTGGCCGGCGGCCCCCGTTCCGGTGCTGTCGAGCCTCAGGCGTCCGCCGCGCGACACGCCGGCGGACGAGGCCCGGGACTCCTTCGTGGCCGCCGCGGCCGAGGCCTACGAGGCGGGGCTCCCGGTGTCGTTTGCCGGGCTTTTCGGCGGCGAGGAACGGCGCCGGATCGCCTTGCCGAACTATCCCTTCGTGCGCGAGCGCCATTGGTTCCGGGCGCCGCGCCGCCGGCGCCAAGGCGCCGGCCATCCTTTGCTCGGCAACCGGCACGAGTCCGCCAGCGGCGAGGTGACCTACGAGACCGAGGTGTTTCCCTCCGATCCCTCGTGGCTCGACGATCACCGGGTGTTCGGGCGGCTGGTGGCGCCGGGTGCGCTCTACGGCGCCATGGCGGCCGCGGCATCGGCCGCGGAGGGGGCCGGTGGCGGGGTGTTGGAGGACATGCAACTCCACAATCCGCTGATCTTCTCCGAGCGCGATAGCGGCGAAGGCGACGAAGCTGGCCGGAAGATGCAGGTGCTGCTCGACGCCGCCGGCGACACGCCGTCGCGCCGCGTCAGAATCCTGAGCCGCCCCGACGACGGGGAGCGATGGACGCTGCACGCGGAGGCACGGGTGGCGCCGGGCGCCGGCGGTCCCAACGCCGAGGCGCGGGTGGACCTGGACAGCCTCAAGGCGGGGCTGTCGCCGGAGGACGTGCCGGCGTTCTACCGCGCCAAGGCCGAGGTGGGGATCGGCCTTGGTCCCGCGTTCCAGACGCTCAAGGCCGTGTGGTCCCGGACCGGCGAGGCCGTGGGCGAGGTGGCGCTTCCGAAGGCCCTGGAAGGGAGCGGTCTGGACGTGCATCCGCTGCTGCTCGACGGCTGCTTCCAGGTCATGGCCGCGGCCCGCGGTCCCGCCGGGGGCGAAGGCGGCATCACCTACCTGCCGTTCGGCTGGGACCGGCTGTGGTTGAAGGGCCGGCTGCCCGAGCGGCTGGTGTGCCACGTGCGCATGCGCGAGGCGCCTTCGGGCGCGAATCCGGACTCGGAGAGCGGTGAGCCGCGGGAGGTGCTGAGCGGCGAGCTGCGGGTCTACGAGCCCGACGGCGTCCTGGTGGGCGAGTTCACGGGGTATACGGTGAAACGGGCAACGCGGGCCGCGTTGCTCGCCGCCGTGGAAGGCCTCGAAGAGCTGCTGTACGAGATTGTGTGGCGCGACCGGCCGTTGGCGCCGGGCATGCCGGCGGCGGACTTCTTCCCGAGTCCCGCCGCCGCCCGGGGCAAGTTGTTCTCGGAGTACATGGCGGACGAGGGCGTGGAGGCCGCGGACCGGGCGGCCCTGCTGGATGATTTGGAGCGGTTGTCGCGTTCCTATGCCCTCGCGACCCTGGACAAGCTGGGCTGGGAACGCAAGGTGGGCGCTGCGGTAGACTCGGAGGAATTGCGGCAACGGCTGGAAGTCCAGCCGGAGCACCAACGTCTGTTCCGGCGGCTGCTGGAGATGCTGGCCCGGGCGGGCGTCGTCGAGGAGACGGACGGGCGCTTCACGGTGCGGGTGGGTTCCGGGGACGCGCTGCCCGAGGAGATGCACGACGACCCGGATGCGTTCGCGGTCCGGATGCTGGGACTATACTCACACGGTACCACCGAGATCGGCCTGTTCCGGCGCTCGGCGGGCGCCCTCGCAGAGGTGTTGCGCGGCCACGCGGACCCCCTGACGCTGCTGTTCAGCAGCGGCGAGCCCACGGCGGCGGACCTGTACCTCAAGGCGCCGGCGGCGCGCGCGGCCAACCGGATGCTGGCCGATGCGGTGCGCGTGCTCGTGGCCGGTTTGCCGGAGGGACGGCGGCTGCGGGTCATCGAGGTGGGGGCGGGCACGGGCTCGGCCACCGCGTCGGTGTTGCCGGAGCTTCCGGCCGGGCGGTTCGACTACACGTACACGGACATCTCGGCGGGCTTCTTCGCGGAGGCGGAGGCGCGTTTCGGCGACGCCGGCGGCGCCATCCAGTACCGCGTGCTGGACATCGAGAAGGAGCCGCTGCCCCAGGGATTCGACCTCCACGGGTACGACCTGCTCATCGCCTCCAACGTGCTGCACGCGACGCGCTATCTTCAGGAGACGCTGGCCCACTGCCGGGACCTTCTTGCGCCGTCGGGCCAACTCCTCGCTCTCGAGAACCAGCGCGGCCAGGGTTGGCTGGATCTGACCTTCGGACAACTGGACGGCTGGTGGCGGTTCGCCGACCATTACCGGCCGCACCACGCCCTGGCCGGTCCGCCGGTGTGGCGGCAGGCTCTGGGCGACGTGGGCTTCGCCGCGGCCGACGTGCTGGGCGTGGACGAGTCGGACGCGGCCGGACCGCCGGACCGGGGCGTGGTCCTGGCTCAGGGGCCGGTGGAGGTGGCCGAGGAGCGCGGGCTGTGGGTACTGGCCGCGGACCGCGGCGGGGCGGCGGCCGAGTTGGCGGCGGCGCTGGCGGCGCGGAACCAGATGGTGGTGCTGGCGGGGGCGAAGGAGGGGAGCGACGGGCGGTCGCCGGAGGACGGCGCCGGAGTCGTGGAGAGGGCGGTTGAACCGTTGCGCCGCGAGTCGTGGGAAGCGCTCTTGCGCGGCCTCCCGAACGAGGTGCCGCTGAGCGGCGTCGTGCACTCGGCGGGCCTGGACGGTCACGGGCCGGAGGCCACCACGGACGAGATGGCCGAGGACGCGAAGCAGGCCGCGGCCGGGGCGCTGGCGCTGCTGCAAGGGGTGGTGGACTCGGACGCGGTGCCGGGCAAGGGCCTGTGGCTGTTGACCCGCGGCGCCCAGGTGCTGGAGCGGGAGAGCCGCGGAGAGCTGGCGGGCGCGCTGCTCTGGGGCATGGGCAAGGTGGTGGCCAGGGAAGCGCCCCACCTTCAGCCGCGGATGATCGACCTGGACCCGGAGGCCGCGGCGCCGCCGGAGGCGCTTGCCGAGGAGCTCCTCTACCCGGACGCCGAGACCCACGTCGCCTACCGCAGGGGCTCCCGCCGGGCGGCCCGGCTGGTGCGGGCCGGCGCGGGCATGGAGCGGCTGGCCTTGCCGGACGAGCCGGGCTGGGTAGTCTCGCCGGACCCGGGCGGCGTCCTGGAGGGGCTGGACGTGGAGCCGGTGCCGGCGCGCGCCCTGGAGCCCAGGGAAGTCCGCGTCGCGGTGGAGGCCGCCGGCCTCAACTTCTGGGACGTGTTCCGTTCCCTCGGCTTCATCCAGGAAGGGTTGCTGGGCGGCGAGATGTGCGGCCACGTTCTGGAAACGGGCTCCGAGGTAACCGCCGTCGAGCCCGGAGACCGGGTGGTGGGATTGGGGTTCGGCACCTTCACGCCGGAAGTGGTCACCCGGGAGGAGATGGTGGCGCTCGCGCCGGAGGGCATGCCGCTGACGGCGCTGGCGACGCTCCCCACCGCGTTCGTGTCGGCCGCTCTCTCCTACGAGTTGGCCGAGTTGAAGGCGGGTGACCGGGTGCTGATCCACGCCGGCGCCGGCGGCGTGGGCCTCGCGGCCATCCAGTTGGCACAGGCGGCCGGGGCGGAGGGCTTCACCACCGCCAGCGCGCCCAAACAGGCCTATCTACGGTCCCTCGGCGTCACCCACGTGTTCGACAGCCGCAGCACGGCGTTCGGCAAGGAGGTCCTGGACGCTACCGGCGGCGCGGGCGTGGGCGTGGTGGTGAACAGCCTTACCGGCGAGGGCTTCATCGACGCGAGCCTGTCCTGTCTGGCCCGCGGCGGCCGGTTCGTGGAGCTGGCCCGGCGTGACATCCTCTCCGAAGAGGAGATGGCCGCGGTGCGTCCGGACGTGGCCTATTTCATCCTGGAGCTGGACGTTCTCAAGTCGGATGACCCGGCACGGGCGGGCACGGCCCTCAACAAGGTGATGGAACAACTGGCGGCCGGCGAGGTGCGGCCGTTGATCCACAGCCGCTGGCCATTGGCGGAGACCGGGGAGGCCATGCGCTTCATGCGTGCCGCCCGGCACGTGGGCAAGATCGTGCTGGCGGCGCCGCCCCTGGCGAACGGCGGCCTGCGGCAGGACCGCACCTACCTCGTGACCGGCGGTCTGGGCGGCATCGGCTGCGTGCTGGCCGAGTGGCTCGCGGACCGGGGCGCGGGGGCCATCGTGCTGAACGGGCGCCGGGATCCCGACCCGGCCGTGGCGGAGACCATCGCCGCCCTCCGGGCGCGCGGCGCGGCGGTGCGGGTGGAACTGGCGGACGTGACCGACGGCGCGGCTGTGGACGCCATGCTGGAGCGGATCGAACAGGACCTGCCGCCCCTCGGAGGCGTGATCCACAGCGTCGGGGTGCTGTCGGACGCCGCCCTCGGCAACCAGAACTGGGAGCGGTTCGAGGCGGTGCTGTGGCCCAAGGTGCTGGGCGCCTGGCACCTGCACCGGGCCACGGCGGACCGCGATCTGGACATGTTCGTGCTGTTCTCAAGCGTGGCCGGCGTGCTGGGCAATCCCGGCCAGGCCAACCATGCCGCGGCCAACGCGTTTCTCGACCAGCTCGCCGCCCACCGCCGGGCGCGGGGCCTTCCGGGGCAGACCATCGCCTGGGGCGCGTGGGCCGGGCTCGGCGAAGCCGAGGAACAGCGGGAGCGCATCGCCCGGCAATTGGAAGCGTCGGGTACCGGCTGGATGAGCCCGCAGCAAGGTCTTCGGGCATTCGACCGGATGGTCCGGCAGGATCCGGCCTCCGCCATGGTGGCGGCCGTGGACTGGGCGTCGTATGGCGAGGCGGTCCAGGAAACCCCGGCGTTCCTGGAGGAGCTTCTGTCCACGGACTCCGACGGCGCCGGTGACGTCGCGGCCCTTGCGGACGATCTGCCGTCGATGCTGCGGGCGACCCCGGCCGCGGGGCGGGAAGCACTGCTCGTGTCGTTCCTGCAACAGGAAGTGCAGGCGGTGCTGCGGCTGCCGTCGGCGCCCGCCCCCACGGTGGCGTTCTTCGATCTCGGCATCGACTCGCTCATGGCGGTGGAGCTTCGGAACCGGTTGAACCGCGCGTTCGCCGGGGAGTACGTGGCTCCCAACACCGTGGTATTCGACTACCCGGACATCGCCGCGCTCGCGCACCACCTGGCCGGGGAACTGGGCGAGGCGGGCGCAGGGGCCACCGAAGTTGTGTCTGCTCCAGAGCCCCCTCCGAGGGAACGGTTGGACGACGACGGCATCGCCATCGTGGGCATGGCGTGCCGTTTCCCCGGCGCTCCGGATCTCGCCGCGTTCTGGCGCCAGCTCGAGGCGGGCACGGACGCGGTGACCGACGGACGCCCGGACCCGGGCTCCTGGGACGGCGTCGTCGGAGACCCGGCGAGCCCGGACGAATGGTCCCGGGTGGGTGGTTTCATCGAGGACATCGACAAGTTCGACGCGGCGTTCTTTCGCATCACTCCCATCGAGGCGCGGATGATGGACCCGCGGCAGCGGCTGCTGCTGGAGACGAGCTGGCACGCGCTGGAAGACGCGGGCATCGACCCGGAAACGCTCCGGGGCAGCCGCACCGGCGTGTACGCCGGGGTCAGCAACGGCGACTACCGGGACCTCGCGTTGGCCATGGGCCGCTCTCACGGATACCTGGGCACGACCACAAGCGTGGCCACCGGGCGGGTGGCGTTCGTCCTGGGTCTCAACGGCCCCGCGGTGCCGGTGGACGTGGCGTGCGCGTCGTCGCTGGCGGCGGTGCACCAGGCGGTTTCCGCGCTGCGCCAGGGGGAGGTGGACCTGGCCCTTGTCGGCGGGGTCAACGCCATGCTGTCGCCCACGGTCACGATGTTCATGCGGGAGGCCGGCATGCTGTCCGCGAGCGGCCGCTGCCGCACCTTCGACGCCGGAGCCGACGGTTTCGTCCGGGGCGAGGGTTGCGGCATGGTGGTGCTGAAGCGGCTGAGGGAGGCGCAGGCGGACGGGGACCGGATCTGGGGCGTGGTCCGGGGATCGGCGGTGAACCAGAACGGCGCCGCCGCCGGGCTTACGGTCCCCAACGGGCCGGCGCAGGAGCGGGTGATCGAGGATGCCCTGTCGCGGGCGGGGATCGCGCCCGCGGAGGGGGACTACCTGGAGGCACACGGCGCGGGGTCGGACCTCGGCGATCCCATCGAGGTGAACGCCGCGGCGTCGGCCTACGGCAGGGGACGCGAGGAGGCGCGGCCCCTGCTGATGGGATCGGTGAAGACGAACATCGGCCACCTGGAATGCGCGGCGGGTGTCGCGAGCCTGATCAAGACGGTGCTGGCCATGCACCACGGCGTCATACCCAGGCATCTGCACTTCCATGAGCCGAACCCGCACCTGGACTGGGACGATCTCCCGGTGCGCGTGGTCTCCGAGGCAACGGAATGGCCGCTTCGCCCGGACCACCCGCCGCGAGCCGGCGTCAGCGCTTTCGCGCTCTCGGGCACCAACGCCCACGTGGTGGTGGAGGGTTATCCTGCGCCCGATGACGCCGCGGCACCGGGCGGCGGACCCGAAGCGCCCACGGGCGCCGGACTCGTGGTCGCGTTGCCGGAGCCGCTGGGGGACCTGTCGTCCGCGGCAGGCGAGCTGGAACCCCGGAGCGTGCGGGTCCTGCCGCTCTCCGGCAAATCGCCCGGTGCGCTGCGCGAACTGGCGCGACGTTACCTGTCGTGGCTCGACGATCGCGCAGGGGAGTTTTCCTCGGACGATGGCGCCACGGCGCGGGTCCTCGCGGACATGGCGTGGACGGCGGGAGTGGGAAGGAGCCACTTCGATCACCGGGCGGGGCTCGTGTTCCACGACGTCGAGTCGTTGCGGCGGGAGTTGAAGGGGGTAGCGGATGCGGACGCTCAGCGGCGTCCGGTGGCGAAGGCGGCCTTCGTCTACGCCGGCAACGGCAGTCAGTGGGTAGGCATGGGCCGCACCCTCTACGACGTCGAGCCCGTGGTCCGCGCGGTGCTGGACCGTTGCGACGCGACGCTCGGGCAAGAGCGCGGCGGCTCCCTGCTGGAAGTGATGTTCGGCCGCTCGGGTGCGGCCGGGGACCTGGACGATCCGGTCTGGGCGCAGCCGGCGTTATATGCGCTGGAGTGTGCGTTGACGGCGCTTTGGGCGAGCGTGGGTATTCGTCCAGCCGTGGCGCTGGGGCAGGATGTGGGAGAGCTTGCGGCCGCGCAGGCGGCCGGCGTGTTCGGTCTGGAGGAGGGGCTGCGGCTGGCCGCGGCCCGAGGCGTGTTCCTGACGGAACACGGGGCGTCGGAGGCCGCTCCGGCCGCTCTGGAGGCGGCCCTCGCCGATATCGCCGTGGCGCCGCCGTCACGGGTGCTGGTGAGCGGCGTCACCGGGCGCGCGCTGGAGGCGGCCGACCTGTCCGATGGAAGCTACTGGTCCCGGCAGGCGCGCGCGCCGGCGGCATTGGGCGAGGCCGTCCCGACGCTGACGGCGCTGGAGGTGAACGTCGTCGTGGAGATAGGCCCGGACGTGGAACTGGGTCCGGCGGTCGTGCGGGAGTGGTCGCTCGCGGCCTCGGCCGCTCATGGCCCTGCGCTGGTGGCGCTGTCGAGCCTCCGGCGGCCGTCCGCTGATGCGCGGGCGGAAGCCGCCGCCGGCGGGTTCGCCGAGGCGGTGGCGGACGCCTACGCGGCAGGGATCGAGTTGGCCTTTGCCGGTCTCTTCACCGGGGAGACGCGGCACCGGATCGCGCTTCCGGTATACCCGTTCGAGCGCCGGCGCCACTGGATCGAAGCATTGAACCGGCCGGAAGAGTGA